In a single window of the Globicephala melas chromosome 10, mGloMel1.2, whole genome shotgun sequence genome:
- the ASB8 gene encoding ankyrin repeat and SOCS box protein 8 isoform X1: MSSSMWYIMQSIQSKYSLSERLIRTIAAIRSFPHDNVEDLIRGGADVNCTHGTLKPLHCACMVSDADCVELLLEKGAEVNALDGYNRTALHYAAEKDEACVEVLLEYGANPNALDGNRDTPLHWAAFKNNAECVRALLESGASVNALDYNNDTPLSWAAMKGNLESISVLLDYGAEVRVINLKGQTPISRLVALLVRGLGTEKEDSCFELLHRAVGHFELRKNGTMPREVAKDQQLCEKLTVLCSAPGTLKTLSRYAVRRSLGLQYLPDAVKGLPLPASLKEYLLLVE; encoded by the exons ATGAGTTCCAGTATGTGGTATATTATGCAGAGCATTCAGAGCAAATACTCTCTCTCAGAGCGCTTAATCCGAACAATCGCTGCCATTCGCTCCTTCCCACATGACAATGTAGAGGACCTCATCAGAGGG GGAGCAGATGTGAACTGTACCCACGGCACGCTGAAGCCCCTGCACTGTGCCTGCATGGTGTCCGATGCTGACTGTGTGGAATTACTGCTGGAGAAGGGAGCTGAG GTGAATGCCCTGGATGGTTATAACCGAACAGCCCTCCACTATGCAGCTGAGAAAGATGAGGCTTGTGTGGAAGTCCTGTTGGAATATGGTGCAAACCCCAATGCACTGGACGGCAACCGAGACACCCCACTTCACTGGGCAGCCTTTAAGAACAATGCCGAGTGTGTGCGCGCCCTCCTGGAGAGCGGGGCCTCTGTCAACGCCCTGGATTACAACAATGACACCCCGCTCAGCTGGGCTGCCATGAAGGGAAATCTTGAGAGCATCAGCGTCCTTCTTGATTATGGTGCGGAGGTCAGAGTCATCAACCTAAAAGGCCAGACGCCCATCTCCCGCCTGGTGGCTCTGCTAGTCAGGGGACTTGGAACAGAGAAAGAGGACTCTTGCTTTGAGCTCCTCCACAGAGCTGTGGGACACTTTGAATTAAGGAAAAATGGCACCATGCCACGAGAAGTGGCCAAAGACCAGCAGCTATGTGAAAAACTGACTGTTCTGTGCTCAGCCCCAGGGACCCTCAAAACCCTCTCGCGCTATGCTGTGCGCCGGAGCCTGGGACTCCAGTATCTGCCGGATGCGGTGAAGGGCCTTCCACTGCCAGCTTCTCTGAAGGAATACCTGTTACTCGTAGAATAG
- the ASB8 gene encoding ankyrin repeat and SOCS box protein 8 isoform X2 has product MGADVNCTHGTLKPLHCACMVSDADCVELLLEKGAEVNALDGYNRTALHYAAEKDEACVEVLLEYGANPNALDGNRDTPLHWAAFKNNAECVRALLESGASVNALDYNNDTPLSWAAMKGNLESISVLLDYGAEVRVINLKGQTPISRLVALLVRGLGTEKEDSCFELLHRAVGHFELRKNGTMPREVAKDQQLCEKLTVLCSAPGTLKTLSRYAVRRSLGLQYLPDAVKGLPLPASLKEYLLLVE; this is encoded by the exons ATG GGAGCAGATGTGAACTGTACCCACGGCACGCTGAAGCCCCTGCACTGTGCCTGCATGGTGTCCGATGCTGACTGTGTGGAATTACTGCTGGAGAAGGGAGCTGAG GTGAATGCCCTGGATGGTTATAACCGAACAGCCCTCCACTATGCAGCTGAGAAAGATGAGGCTTGTGTGGAAGTCCTGTTGGAATATGGTGCAAACCCCAATGCACTGGACGGCAACCGAGACACCCCACTTCACTGGGCAGCCTTTAAGAACAATGCCGAGTGTGTGCGCGCCCTCCTGGAGAGCGGGGCCTCTGTCAACGCCCTGGATTACAACAATGACACCCCGCTCAGCTGGGCTGCCATGAAGGGAAATCTTGAGAGCATCAGCGTCCTTCTTGATTATGGTGCGGAGGTCAGAGTCATCAACCTAAAAGGCCAGACGCCCATCTCCCGCCTGGTGGCTCTGCTAGTCAGGGGACTTGGAACAGAGAAAGAGGACTCTTGCTTTGAGCTCCTCCACAGAGCTGTGGGACACTTTGAATTAAGGAAAAATGGCACCATGCCACGAGAAGTGGCCAAAGACCAGCAGCTATGTGAAAAACTGACTGTTCTGTGCTCAGCCCCAGGGACCCTCAAAACCCTCTCGCGCTATGCTGTGCGCCGGAGCCTGGGACTCCAGTATCTGCCGGATGCGGTGAAGGGCCTTCCACTGCCAGCTTCTCTGAAGGAATACCTGTTACTCGTAGAATAG
- the ASB8 gene encoding ankyrin repeat and SOCS box protein 8 isoform X3: MVSDADCVELLLEKGAEVNALDGYNRTALHYAAEKDEACVEVLLEYGANPNALDGNRDTPLHWAAFKNNAECVRALLESGASVNALDYNNDTPLSWAAMKGNLESISVLLDYGAEVRVINLKGQTPISRLVALLVRGLGTEKEDSCFELLHRAVGHFELRKNGTMPREVAKDQQLCEKLTVLCSAPGTLKTLSRYAVRRSLGLQYLPDAVKGLPLPASLKEYLLLVE; encoded by the exons ATGGTGTCCGATGCTGACTGTGTGGAATTACTGCTGGAGAAGGGAGCTGAG GTGAATGCCCTGGATGGTTATAACCGAACAGCCCTCCACTATGCAGCTGAGAAAGATGAGGCTTGTGTGGAAGTCCTGTTGGAATATGGTGCAAACCCCAATGCACTGGACGGCAACCGAGACACCCCACTTCACTGGGCAGCCTTTAAGAACAATGCCGAGTGTGTGCGCGCCCTCCTGGAGAGCGGGGCCTCTGTCAACGCCCTGGATTACAACAATGACACCCCGCTCAGCTGGGCTGCCATGAAGGGAAATCTTGAGAGCATCAGCGTCCTTCTTGATTATGGTGCGGAGGTCAGAGTCATCAACCTAAAAGGCCAGACGCCCATCTCCCGCCTGGTGGCTCTGCTAGTCAGGGGACTTGGAACAGAGAAAGAGGACTCTTGCTTTGAGCTCCTCCACAGAGCTGTGGGACACTTTGAATTAAGGAAAAATGGCACCATGCCACGAGAAGTGGCCAAAGACCAGCAGCTATGTGAAAAACTGACTGTTCTGTGCTCAGCCCCAGGGACCCTCAAAACCCTCTCGCGCTATGCTGTGCGCCGGAGCCTGGGACTCCAGTATCTGCCGGATGCGGTGAAGGGCCTTCCACTGCCAGCTTCTCTGAAGGAATACCTGTTACTCGTAGAATAG